In a genomic window of Aquila chrysaetos chrysaetos chromosome Z, bAquChr1.4, whole genome shotgun sequence:
- the ZNF366 gene encoding zinc finger protein 366 isoform X1, which produces MRAGREFRARLLPASATGIWATQKKSNMMKNEETSFNADSTQASPFSRCLQPLSPVTKPHRTTPFGEEFRPHLSHFRYGPPSLGDMETFQGSLEGGSRKRKSMPTKMPPSVTLEGSSSPPGRPEDHNDIGSSSLPLVFQQPAQTKYSSQMIDLCNFGFQFYRTLEHFGAKPIKQEPAKPNMAWPSSPAFMQAPYPYYPKVHSGLMFPFIVPPNFHFRNAFQMKRPPEPPFRRAEVRESGENKQKVERVDVNLQIDDSYYVDVGGEQKRWQCPMCEKSYTSKYNLVTHILGHSGIKPHACTRCGKLFKQLSHLHTHMLTHQGTRPHKCQVCHKAFTQTSHLKRHMMQHSDIKPYNCRICGRGFAYPSELKAHESKHESGRENICVECGLDFPTLAQLKRHLTTHRGPIQYNCTECDKTFQYPSQLQNHMMKHKDIRPYICTECGMEFVQPHHLKQHSLTHKGVKEHKCGICGREFTLLANMKRHVLIHTNIRAYQCHLCFKSFVQKQTLKAHMIVHSDVKPFKCKLCGKEFNRMHNLMGHMHLHSDSKPFKCLYCPSKFTLKGNLTRHMKVKHGVMERGFHSQGFGRGRIALSQTNVLRSLEQEEPFDLSQKSQGKGISFHSDGESAKGSSCQEEEEDNCYEAERYSPAIYRYDDNKLYVAQDLSGKPECMMKDFRESYCNEKEEVLSEAGLEKRIGNSDKQESQGERDLANNKEHLGFRSFEKARLGHSLSDYLYFKHRNKSLKELLERKMEKQTMLIGI; this is translated from the exons gaatttgggcaacacagaaaaaatcaAATATGATGAAGAACGAAGAAACGAGTTTTAATGCGGACAGTACCCAAGCCTCTCCCTTCTcccgctgcctgcagccactGAGCCCTGTTACAAAGCCACACAGAACTACTCCATTTGGTGAAGAATTCAGACCTCACCTCTCACATTTCCGCTATGGCCCTCCTTCCCTGGGAGACATGGAAACATTCCAGGGGTCCTTGGAAGGAGGGTCTCGGAAACGCAAGAGCATGCCAACAAAAATGCCTCCTTCTGTCACCCTAGAGGGCTCCTCATCACCACCAGGCAGACCTGAAGATCACAATGACATAGGCTCTTCCAGTCTCCCCTTGGTGTTCCAACAGCCAGCACAGACCAAGTACAGTTCCCAGATGATTGACCTCTGCAACTTTGGTTTTCAGTTCTACAGAACTCTGGAGCACTTTGGAGCCAAGCCCATTAAGCAAGAACCAGCAAAGCCTAACATGGCATGGCCCAGTAGCCCAGCATTCATGCAGGCTCCTTACCCTTATTATCCTAAAGTCCACTCTGgcttaatgtttccttttattgtgCCACCCAACTTTCATTTCAGGAACgcctttcaaatgaaaagacCTCCAGAGCCACCCTTCAGGAGGGCTGAAGTAAGAGAAAGTggtgaaaataaacagaaagtgGAAAGAGTAGATGTCAACCTTCAGATAGATGACAGTTACTATGTTGACGTGGGGGGTGAACAGAAACGCTGGCAATGTCCCATGTGTGAGAAGTCCTATACATCCAAGTACAATTTGGTCACCCATATCTTGGGGCACAGTGGCATTAAGCCACATGCTTGCACCCGATGTGGCAAGCTTTTCAAGCAGCTGAGCCACTTGCACACACATATGTTGACACACCAGGGCACTCGGCCACATAAGTGCCAGGTGTGCCACAAGGCTTTCACTCAAACTAGTCACCTTAAAAGACACATGATGCAACACAGTGACATCAAGCCTTACAACTGCAGGATCTGTGGCAGAGGCTTTGCCTACCCCAGCGAGCTGAAAGCACACGAGTCAAAGCACGAGAGTGGCCGAGAGAACATTTGTGTGGAGTGTGGTCTGGACTTCCCAACCTTGGCCCAGCTGAAGAGACACTTAACAACCCACCGTGGCCCTATACAGTACAATTGCACTGAATGTGATAAGACCTTCCAGTACCCGAGTCAGCTGCAAAACCACATGATGAAGCACAAAGACATCCGCCCATACATCTGCACTGAATGCGGCATGGAGTTTGTGCAGCCCCACCATCTCAAACAACACTCCCTAACTCACAAG ggTGTGAAAGAGCACAAATGTGGAATTTGTGGCAGGGAATTTACTCTGCTGGCTAACATGAAGCGACATGTCCTGATCCACACCAACATCAGAGCCTATCAATGCCATTTGTGCTTCAAGAGCTTTGTGCAAAAGCAGACTCTCAAGGCCCACATGATTGTTCACTCTGATGTCAAACCCTTTAAATGCAAG CTGTGTGGAAAGGAATTTAACAGAATGCACAATTTAATGGGACACATGCACTTGCACTCGGACAGTAAGCCTTTCAAGTGCCTTTACTGTCCCAGCAAATTCACCTTGAAGGGGAACCTAACCAGGCACATGAAAGTCAAACATGGGGTCATGGAAAGAGGATTTCATTCTCAAG gttttggaagaggaagaattGCTCTGTCCCAAACAAATGTCTTGAGAAGCTTGGAACAGGAAGAGCCCTTTGATCTTTCCCAGAAAAGCCAAGGGAAGGGAATCTCATTTCATTCGGATGGTGAGAGTGCCAAGGGAAGCTCATgccaggaagaagaggaagacaaCTGCTATGAGGCAGAGCGGTACAGCCCTGCCATATACCGCTATGATGACAACAAGCTGTACGTGGCTCAAGATCTGTCTGGCAAACCTGAGTGCATGATGAAGGACTTCAGAGAGTCCTACTGCaatgagaaggaagaagtgCTAAGTGAGGCAGGACTGGAGAAGAGAATAGGAAATTCAGACAAACAGGAGAGCCAAGGAGAGAGAGACCTTGCAAACAACAAAGAACACCTTGGCTTTAGATCTTTTGAAAAAGCCAGACTTGGCCACTCTCTCTCTGATTACCTCTATTTCAAGCACAGGAACAAGAGTTTGAAAGaattgctggaaagaaaaatggaaaaacaaacaatgctTATAGGCATTTAA
- the ZNF366 gene encoding zinc finger protein 366 isoform X2 codes for MMKNEETSFNADSTQASPFSRCLQPLSPVTKPHRTTPFGEEFRPHLSHFRYGPPSLGDMETFQGSLEGGSRKRKSMPTKMPPSVTLEGSSSPPGRPEDHNDIGSSSLPLVFQQPAQTKYSSQMIDLCNFGFQFYRTLEHFGAKPIKQEPAKPNMAWPSSPAFMQAPYPYYPKVHSGLMFPFIVPPNFHFRNAFQMKRPPEPPFRRAEVRESGENKQKVERVDVNLQIDDSYYVDVGGEQKRWQCPMCEKSYTSKYNLVTHILGHSGIKPHACTRCGKLFKQLSHLHTHMLTHQGTRPHKCQVCHKAFTQTSHLKRHMMQHSDIKPYNCRICGRGFAYPSELKAHESKHESGRENICVECGLDFPTLAQLKRHLTTHRGPIQYNCTECDKTFQYPSQLQNHMMKHKDIRPYICTECGMEFVQPHHLKQHSLTHKGVKEHKCGICGREFTLLANMKRHVLIHTNIRAYQCHLCFKSFVQKQTLKAHMIVHSDVKPFKCKLCGKEFNRMHNLMGHMHLHSDSKPFKCLYCPSKFTLKGNLTRHMKVKHGVMERGFHSQGFGRGRIALSQTNVLRSLEQEEPFDLSQKSQGKGISFHSDGESAKGSSCQEEEEDNCYEAERYSPAIYRYDDNKLYVAQDLSGKPECMMKDFRESYCNEKEEVLSEAGLEKRIGNSDKQESQGERDLANNKEHLGFRSFEKARLGHSLSDYLYFKHRNKSLKELLERKMEKQTMLIGI; via the exons ATGATGAAGAACGAAGAAACGAGTTTTAATGCGGACAGTACCCAAGCCTCTCCCTTCTcccgctgcctgcagccactGAGCCCTGTTACAAAGCCACACAGAACTACTCCATTTGGTGAAGAATTCAGACCTCACCTCTCACATTTCCGCTATGGCCCTCCTTCCCTGGGAGACATGGAAACATTCCAGGGGTCCTTGGAAGGAGGGTCTCGGAAACGCAAGAGCATGCCAACAAAAATGCCTCCTTCTGTCACCCTAGAGGGCTCCTCATCACCACCAGGCAGACCTGAAGATCACAATGACATAGGCTCTTCCAGTCTCCCCTTGGTGTTCCAACAGCCAGCACAGACCAAGTACAGTTCCCAGATGATTGACCTCTGCAACTTTGGTTTTCAGTTCTACAGAACTCTGGAGCACTTTGGAGCCAAGCCCATTAAGCAAGAACCAGCAAAGCCTAACATGGCATGGCCCAGTAGCCCAGCATTCATGCAGGCTCCTTACCCTTATTATCCTAAAGTCCACTCTGgcttaatgtttccttttattgtgCCACCCAACTTTCATTTCAGGAACgcctttcaaatgaaaagacCTCCAGAGCCACCCTTCAGGAGGGCTGAAGTAAGAGAAAGTggtgaaaataaacagaaagtgGAAAGAGTAGATGTCAACCTTCAGATAGATGACAGTTACTATGTTGACGTGGGGGGTGAACAGAAACGCTGGCAATGTCCCATGTGTGAGAAGTCCTATACATCCAAGTACAATTTGGTCACCCATATCTTGGGGCACAGTGGCATTAAGCCACATGCTTGCACCCGATGTGGCAAGCTTTTCAAGCAGCTGAGCCACTTGCACACACATATGTTGACACACCAGGGCACTCGGCCACATAAGTGCCAGGTGTGCCACAAGGCTTTCACTCAAACTAGTCACCTTAAAAGACACATGATGCAACACAGTGACATCAAGCCTTACAACTGCAGGATCTGTGGCAGAGGCTTTGCCTACCCCAGCGAGCTGAAAGCACACGAGTCAAAGCACGAGAGTGGCCGAGAGAACATTTGTGTGGAGTGTGGTCTGGACTTCCCAACCTTGGCCCAGCTGAAGAGACACTTAACAACCCACCGTGGCCCTATACAGTACAATTGCACTGAATGTGATAAGACCTTCCAGTACCCGAGTCAGCTGCAAAACCACATGATGAAGCACAAAGACATCCGCCCATACATCTGCACTGAATGCGGCATGGAGTTTGTGCAGCCCCACCATCTCAAACAACACTCCCTAACTCACAAG ggTGTGAAAGAGCACAAATGTGGAATTTGTGGCAGGGAATTTACTCTGCTGGCTAACATGAAGCGACATGTCCTGATCCACACCAACATCAGAGCCTATCAATGCCATTTGTGCTTCAAGAGCTTTGTGCAAAAGCAGACTCTCAAGGCCCACATGATTGTTCACTCTGATGTCAAACCCTTTAAATGCAAG CTGTGTGGAAAGGAATTTAACAGAATGCACAATTTAATGGGACACATGCACTTGCACTCGGACAGTAAGCCTTTCAAGTGCCTTTACTGTCCCAGCAAATTCACCTTGAAGGGGAACCTAACCAGGCACATGAAAGTCAAACATGGGGTCATGGAAAGAGGATTTCATTCTCAAG gttttggaagaggaagaattGCTCTGTCCCAAACAAATGTCTTGAGAAGCTTGGAACAGGAAGAGCCCTTTGATCTTTCCCAGAAAAGCCAAGGGAAGGGAATCTCATTTCATTCGGATGGTGAGAGTGCCAAGGGAAGCTCATgccaggaagaagaggaagacaaCTGCTATGAGGCAGAGCGGTACAGCCCTGCCATATACCGCTATGATGACAACAAGCTGTACGTGGCTCAAGATCTGTCTGGCAAACCTGAGTGCATGATGAAGGACTTCAGAGAGTCCTACTGCaatgagaaggaagaagtgCTAAGTGAGGCAGGACTGGAGAAGAGAATAGGAAATTCAGACAAACAGGAGAGCCAAGGAGAGAGAGACCTTGCAAACAACAAAGAACACCTTGGCTTTAGATCTTTTGAAAAAGCCAGACTTGGCCACTCTCTCTCTGATTACCTCTATTTCAAGCACAGGAACAAGAGTTTGAAAGaattgctggaaagaaaaatggaaaaacaaacaatgctTATAGGCATTTAA